The sequence GAGATTATCGCTTAGAAAACGGCGGCGTTGGTTAAATACTTCGTTGCGGAAAATTTTTGTTGAACCTCGTTTATTTTAAATAAAGTCGGTTCCCCAAAAATTCCCGCGCCTCGTCTTTAACTCAACCTCGCCATTCTTACGAACTTGTAGCAGTTCTTGTTTAATATGAATTGCGGATAAGTTAGAGAAAGTAAAATCTAAAGCTGAAATTGAGATGTATGTTTCCAAGATTTAGGCAAAGACGAGGCGCGGAAATTTTTGAGGATTCCCAATCTATTGTAATACATGGAATCCGAGAAAATCTTCCGCAACGAAGTATTTGGCAAATGTTGGAAACAGGCGCTCAATTTGGACGCTCGTAGCTCAGTTGGTAGAGCATCGGACTCCAAATCCGAGGGTCGGGGGTTCGAGTCCCTCCGGGCGTGCCAATCTTTCTTTTGAAAAAGAAAGATTGGCACCAAAGAAAACGATAAGTTTGCTTTTTGAAACTTTGATCGTCGTGCGTAAGCATGACAAGTAAGTGGGGTGTGAAAAGAAAGATTGGACCAAAGCGGACGATTAGTTTGCTTTGGTGCTTACTTTTAAATTCTTCTTAGGCTTGCACTTAAACTTCTCCTTACCCTCAGACTCCTTTTAGTTGGATCTAAGGGGAGAGCTTGGGGACAAGAAAAAGTTTAGGTGCAAGCCTAAGAAGAACAATGGATGCGATATTTAGATTTGGATGAATTGAATATATATGACAAACCCAGTAACATTTTTGCGCGAATCATGGATTGAACTGAAGAAGGTTCAAACGCCAACACGCCAAGAAACAATCCAATTTACCATGGTTGTTTTTATTATGCTTAC is a genomic window of bacterium containing:
- the secE gene encoding preprotein translocase subunit SecE, which codes for MTNPVTFLRESWIELKKVQTPTRQETIQFTMVVFIMLTVASIFLGLVDFILGNLMQNLLTR